In Paenibacillus sp. BIC5C1, a genomic segment contains:
- a CDS encoding ornithine--oxo-acid transaminase, protein MSDSKLLMDWSERYAAPNYHPLPIVIEQADGVWVEDPEGRRYMDMLSAYSALNHGHRHPVIIQALKDQADRVTLTSRAFHSSAASLFYQKLSQFTGKSKILAMNTGAEAVETAVKAVRRWAYRCKGVPENQAEIIVCSGNFHGRTLTVTSFSSSEEYKKDFGPFTPGFKIIPYGDIEALKLAITPNTAAFLVEPIQGEAGIVIPPKGYLAEAFALCKQHRVLTVADEIQTGFGRTGRRFASDWEGAEPDIWIMGKALGGGVMPISAIAANAEILDLFEPGSHGSTFGGNPLACAVAVAALEVLEDEKLAERSERLGNYFMKQLQGIRSSAVREIRGRGLFIGVDLHVLARPYCEKLMSVGLLCKETHDTTIRFAPPLTITEAEIDWALERIAQVLGD, encoded by the coding sequence ATGTCAGATTCGAAATTGTTAATGGATTGGTCGGAACGTTATGCTGCACCTAATTATCATCCGCTCCCGATCGTTATTGAGCAGGCGGATGGAGTATGGGTCGAAGATCCGGAAGGTCGCCGTTATATGGATATGTTAAGTGCATATTCGGCACTAAATCATGGGCACAGACATCCAGTAATCATTCAGGCGCTAAAAGATCAGGCAGATCGGGTAACATTAACATCACGGGCATTTCACAGCAGTGCGGCATCACTTTTCTATCAGAAACTCTCGCAATTTACAGGAAAATCCAAAATACTGGCTATGAACACAGGGGCTGAAGCGGTTGAAACGGCCGTGAAAGCAGTACGGAGATGGGCATATCGCTGCAAGGGTGTACCGGAAAATCAAGCTGAAATCATCGTATGCTCCGGAAATTTTCATGGAAGAACACTGACGGTCACCTCTTTCTCATCTTCAGAAGAGTACAAAAAAGATTTCGGACCTTTTACACCTGGATTCAAAATCATTCCTTATGGTGACATAGAAGCGCTTAAGCTTGCGATTACACCGAACACGGCTGCTTTTCTTGTAGAACCCATTCAAGGGGAGGCTGGTATTGTCATCCCACCTAAGGGATATCTTGCTGAAGCTTTTGCGCTGTGCAAACAGCACCGGGTGTTGACTGTGGCAGATGAGATTCAAACTGGATTCGGACGAACGGGACGTCGTTTTGCCTCTGACTGGGAGGGGGCTGAGCCTGATATCTGGATTATGGGTAAAGCGCTGGGTGGGGGAGTGATGCCCATATCAGCTATTGCTGCAAATGCAGAAATACTGGATCTGTTTGAGCCAGGTTCTCATGGCTCTACTTTCGGGGGGAACCCACTCGCTTGTGCTGTGGCTGTTGCGGCACTGGAAGTTCTGGAAGATGAGAAGCTTGCAGAGCGCTCGGAGCGTCTGGGGAATTATTTTATGAAACAGCTTCAGGGAATTCGCAGTTCCGCTGTGCGTGAGATTCGAGGTAGAGGATTGTTCATCGGTGTTGATCTGCATGTACTTGCACGTCCATATTGTGAGAAATTAATGTCTGTTGGACTGCTCTGTAAAGAAACCCATGATACAACGATCCGTTTTGCGCCGCCACTGACCATTACGGAGGCTGAGATCGACTGGGCGCTGGAACGAATTGCTCAGGTGCTGGGTGACTGA
- the rocF gene encoding arginase, which yields MGNNDMESAGTLSASNETSQLQLRHHDVAIIKVPFGLGGARGGAELGPDELITAGLKREIASLGLIVSKEIRIDCPSESVAPIERNRVKYLSEVTQVSERVCSDVSGAIAGGAFPLVLGGDHSVAIGSLAGLSAHYSNLGVIWFDAHADLNTEERSLSGNMHGMSVAAALGHSEFNLSHIPGAGPFVKPSNLVYIGLRDLDVYEKEQIRALGIKSFTMHDIDRMGIQRVVEEALAVVGEGTDGIHVSFDMDCLDPREAPGVGTPVPGGLNYREAHFALELLASTNRVTSMDLVEVNPLFDQNRHTARLGVELIASLLGKRIL from the coding sequence ATGGGAAACAATGATATGGAATCTGCAGGGACGCTGAGTGCTTCTAATGAAACGAGCCAATTGCAATTGCGCCATCATGACGTTGCCATTATTAAGGTTCCTTTTGGATTAGGCGGTGCCCGAGGTGGCGCTGAGCTAGGTCCGGATGAACTCATTACAGCAGGATTGAAACGTGAAATTGCAAGCCTTGGATTGATTGTATCAAAAGAGATCCGTATAGATTGTCCCTCAGAGTCTGTTGCTCCAATTGAACGCAACCGTGTGAAATATTTATCCGAGGTTACACAGGTGAGTGAGCGAGTGTGCAGTGATGTGTCTGGCGCGATAGCGGGAGGTGCTTTTCCACTTGTTCTAGGTGGGGATCACAGTGTAGCCATAGGTTCTCTTGCTGGGTTGTCTGCGCATTATTCCAATCTGGGTGTGATCTGGTTTGATGCTCATGCGGATTTGAACACGGAAGAGCGTAGTCTGTCTGGAAATATGCATGGGATGAGTGTTGCTGCCGCTTTGGGGCATTCTGAATTTAACTTATCTCATATTCCAGGCGCGGGGCCGTTCGTTAAACCCTCCAATCTGGTCTACATTGGCTTACGTGATTTGGATGTATACGAGAAGGAACAGATCCGAGCACTTGGTATCAAAAGCTTTACAATGCATGATATTGACCGGATGGGTATACAACGGGTTGTTGAGGAGGCGTTGGCTGTAGTCGGAGAAGGAACAGATGGTATTCATGTTAGTTTTGATATGGATTGTCTTGATCCACGTGAGGCTCCGGGTGTGGGTACGCCGGTACCAGGGGGATTGAATTATCGTGAAGCTCATTTCGCACTGGAGCTGCTCGCTTCCACCAACCGAGTCACATCCATGGATTTGGTGGAGGTTAACCCGCTGTTTGATCAGAACAGGCATACGGCCCGCCTTGGAGTGGAGCTGATTGCTTCATTGCTGGGTAAACGGATCTTATAA
- a CDS encoding GntR family transcriptional regulator: protein MEAPKYRSLKDHVYDYIAQKIQDGTLLPNQKINEAEICKKLDISRTPTREALFQLTSDNLLQYIPRRGFIVAPFDAGKKLEFSQAIGALEALAATLAADQLKPSELLEMEAIVARMDEDITQLDLAAYSKNQYQFHNLYIQRCGNATVIEMLNTLKNSFIRQSYVSDNKPKLSSVLNEVNEEHRQIVSAFRAKDKPQLEALLKHHWRIIDNDML, encoded by the coding sequence ATGGAGGCACCCAAATACCGGTCCTTGAAAGATCACGTTTACGATTATATCGCGCAGAAAATCCAGGACGGGACATTGCTCCCCAATCAGAAGATTAATGAAGCGGAGATTTGCAAAAAGCTGGACATCAGCCGCACACCTACTCGGGAAGCCTTATTTCAACTCACTTCCGACAATCTCCTGCAATATATCCCACGGAGGGGATTTATCGTCGCTCCTTTTGACGCTGGCAAAAAACTCGAGTTCTCGCAGGCCATTGGTGCGCTTGAGGCACTCGCCGCTACACTCGCAGCGGACCAACTCAAACCGTCTGAACTTTTGGAGATGGAGGCCATTGTTGCACGAATGGATGAAGATATCACCCAGCTCGATCTGGCCGCTTACAGCAAGAATCAATATCAATTTCATAACCTGTACATCCAGCGCTGCGGCAACGCCACTGTCATCGAGATGTTAAACACGTTAAAAAACAGCTTTATTCGTCAGTCGTATGTCAGTGACAACAAACCCAAGCTATCTAGTGTTCTTAATGAAGTAAATGAGGAACATCGCCAAATCGTAAGCGCTTTTCGAGCCAAAGATAAACCGCAACTGGAAGCTCTGCTGAAGCATCACTGGCGCATTATCGACAACGATATGTTGTAA